The genomic interval TTCCACTGCTTGAAAAACTGAGCTTCGTGGTTGACAATGCTTTTGAAAAACTGACTTACACGGAGGCGATTGAAATCCTGCTTCAGTCGAAACCTCATAAAGAGAAAAAATTCCAGTATCCGGTTGGCTGGGGAATTGATCTATCCAGTGAACACGAGCGCTATCTGGTAGAAAAACATTTCAAGAAACCTGTTATCCTGACCAACTATCCACGTGAGATCAAATCATTCTATATGAAACTGGATGACGATGGAAAAACGGTCCGTGCTATGGACGTTCTTTTTCCAGGTATCGGGGAAATTATCGGAGGAAGCCAGCGGGAGGATAATTACGAAAAATTACTGGAACGCGTACACGAAGTGGGTATTGATCCGGAAACGATCTGGTGGTATCTGGAAACGCGTAAATTTGGAACAGCGCCACATTCCGGGTTTGGTTTAGGATTCGAAAGGCTGGTATTGTTCGTAACCGGCATGAGCAATATCCGAGATGTGATTCCATTCCCGCGCTATCCAAAAAGTGCAGAATTTTAATTGAAAGACAAGCAGTTACTTTTATAAAAAAGTGACGTATATGATAGTGTATTGAATTGTGGAGTTTTTAATCTTTTAAAAGCGAGCATTTTGAAAAGGCACTATTTAAAGTTCACGAACAGGATCGGTTTGATATTTTTATCAACGGTCCTGTTTTTTGTTTCAGAAGTTAAAGCACAAAGCTTCCAGATCGTTTGGGGAATGAACAGAACCCTGAGCGGAGCTTCTTCCAGTATCAACTTTACACCTGCTGATGCCAGCCTTTTTGGTGCACATCCGCATAGTTTGCCTGCGGTGTTGTATTATTCACTTGGCGGTGGTGATTACGCCTATGGTACAACTTACTGGCTGGCAAGCCCGGCAGGGAAATATCTGAACTTTTCCTTTTCTGTTGGTACCTATGAATATAATCTTACTTCTGTTTCCTTTCGTGTTAGGCGGTCTCCTGACGGCCCGGCTGATATTTCGTTGCGTAGTTCGCTGGATGGCTTTACATCTAATCTGGCTACAAGTCATTTAACAACTGCCAACATATTTTATACGGTTTCGGCACCAATGGGACTAAGAAATCTGTCCAGCGGAATAAGTTTCAGGATTTATGGTAATAATGCCAGTACTTATCTTGGCGTCTTGTATTTTGATCAGATTGTAATAAACGGAACTGTTACCAGCACTGTACTGCCAGTAAGTCTTACCTATTTCAACGCCCGGCTGCTGGAAAAAAATGTACATCTGTCCTGGGAAACTGCCTGGGAGAAAAACAGCAAAGAATTTGTAATTGAACGCAGTACTGATTTATTTGAATTCACAAGTATTGGAAGTATAACAGCCGGCGGTGATGCAAGTGGCCGGCTGCAATATAATTTTGTGGACGACAATCCTGTGTCCGGGGTAAGTTATTACCGGATAAAAATGGTGGATAAAGATGCTAACTATAACTATTCTGCAACCCGCGATATCATCATCCGTTCAGATTCAGATGCTTTGCAGGTTTATCCCAATCCCGTCTCAGCGAATCAGATCAGGATTTTTAAAAATAATATTGACCCTGATGCTCTTTTACTGACTAACTTAACGGGCCAGAATATTACTTTCACGGTTGCTGATTTTGAGAGTAATTTTCTTACACTTCTGCCTGCACAACCGCTTCCCTCAGGCTTATATATCCTTTCCATATTCAAAAATGGTATCAGACAACATGCCAAAGTATTAGTTCCGTAAAGTTTAGATGGTTTAATTTGTATGATTTTTCATTAAAATTAATCCCGACGAATTTTCGTTACCAAAGAACGTTTGAAAAAATTAATTGGCTTAAGGTCCATGTTGAATAAAGTGCAGCCGAAAGTGTGGTGGGCAGTAATTGCTGTCCTCGTTATTTGTTTAGTTTCCTGGGGTTTAGTTCGAAAAAGCCATTCGGCACCCGATGTCGTAGAAATTAAAAGGGAATTATTTAAAAAGCTCGACCCTATCCCTGTCAAAAATCCTGATGCTGCGACTGCTTTAAAAATTGCAGAATTAGAAAATATATTCCGGAAAAAGAGAAACGCCGGGTTCAATGGTAATGTCCTGATTGTGCAAAAAGGCAAGTTGCTATATCAGAATTCTTTCGGATTTGCCCATTTGAAAGAAAAAGACTCCTTAAACATACATTCAAGGTTTCAGCTGGCTTCTTTGTCTAAGCCATTTACAGCCATAGCGATTCTTAAACTGGTTCAGGAAGGCAGAGTGAACCTGGATGATTCTGTCCAAAGATTTTTCCCTGAATTTCCTTATCATGGTGTCAAAATTGACATGCTGCTAAGTCATCGCAGCGGGCTCCCTAATTACATTTATTCGTTTCCGGACAGTGTGAGGCATGGCAAAAAATATCCTTCCAATATGGATGTAATAGACTGGTATGCCAAAGTAATACCAACGCCGGCGCGTTATAACATTCCCGGCAGGTCGTTTAATTATTGTAACACCAATTATTGTGTTCTGGCTGGTATTGTTGAAAAAGTGACCGGGGAAGGATTCGGGAATTTTCTTCATAATCAGATTTTTGCTCCATTAGGTATGTCAGAAACTTTTCTCGTAACAGATACGTCCAGCGTAGCTGTTCAGTCCAGGACTGTCGGGCATCAGTTTGGAAGAAGACTGGAAAAGGATTATTACGACGATGTAGTAGGGGATAAAGGATTATATTCTACTACCGGTGATATCTATCGCTTTTATAACGGGCTGATGCAGGGGCTTTTGCTTGATAAAAAATTACTGGATGAAGCTTTCAAACCCCGGAGTTTTGAACGGCATGGGATCAGGAACTATGGTTATGGTTTCCGGATGCACATCAAAGAAGACAACACACCACGCTTTTTGTATCACGGCGGCTGGTGGAAAGGATATAATACCATGCTTTGGGTTTCTCCCGAAGATGAAGCCGTAATTATTGTTTTGGGGAATTCTTATAACCGCTCCACCTACGACCTCAAAGAGATTTTGCAGGTTATTCATGGTAAGGAGAAAATAGAAGAAATTGAGAAAGACATCTAGCTTAGTTTGAATTCGGCGGTGAATTCTGGATATTTGCCCAAATAAACGAATATTGCCTCTTATGCCTGACCGCGCATACTTTTTACCTGCTTTTTTGCTCTTAGGCCTGCCATTTCTGGTTTTTCTAATGCTTTGGTCAGGAGGTAAAAGACTAAATAAGTCAGCAGGCTGGATTGGCGTAATTATTACCGCTGCGGGACTTTTTGTAAGTGTCCTGTTTTCCGATCCTGATGTGCTGCATATCGTCAGGTTTACCTGGCTCCATATAGGAAATACGCCCATAGAAATTTCATTCAGATTTGATACACTGACCTGTGTAATGCTGATCGTGGTTCATTTTGTCGCTTTGCTGGTTCAGATTTATTCCATTTCTTATCTGCATCATGACGAAAACCTGCATCGTTATTTTGCATTTATACAGCTCTTTCTTTTTTCCATGATCGGCATTGTTTTGTCAGGCAGTTTGCTGGTCATGTACATATTCTGGGAACTGGTCGGGCTTTCTTCTTATTTACTGATCGGTTTCTGGTATCACAAGCCACGTCCTGTCTGGGCTGCCCAGAAAGCATTTGTACTAAACCGGATTGGTGATGCTGCATTTCTGGCGGGTATTTTAATGCTCTTTTACTATATTGGTTCTACCGACTTTGAAGTTCTTTCCGTTACAGTTGATTCTATAAGTCCCGGAATTTTAACTGCCATTGGATTATGTTTGTTTGGAGGCTGTATGGGTAAATCTGCCCAGTTTCCGTTGTCGGGCTGGTTGCCGGATGCAATGGAAGGGCCAACTCCGGTATCTGCATTGATCCACGCCGCAACGATGGTAGCAGCCGGGATATTTTTATTGGCCCGCATATCATTTTTACTGACTTTTGATGCAAGAATCGGAATCGCAGTTATCGGTACCATTACGATGTTGATTGGTGCAGTAAAAGCCACACAGGTTTGGGATATCAAACGGGTTCTGGCCTATTCAACTATGTCACAATTGGGCCTGATGGTTTTAGCAGTGGGTATGGGTAGCTGGCAAACAGCATTTTTCCATCTTACAACACATGCATTTTTTAAAGCGGGTTTATTTCTTTCAGCCGGTTCTGTCATCCACGCTATTACGCCATCTGAAAATGATTCAGCCTTTGATCCGCAGGATATGCGAACAATGGGTGGTTTACGTAAGGCTCTTCCAATTACTTTTATTTGTTTTATCATTTGTTCATCTGCATTGGCCGGGCTTCCGTTTTTTTCCGGATTTCTCTCCAAAGACGCTATCATTACTGAAAGTTTTCTCTGGGCTGCCGAACACGGACCCCTGGCTTATATTTTTCCAATAGTCACGATATTTTCTGCGGGATTGACAGCCTATTATATGACCCGGCAGGTCTGGCTGATTTTCTTTGGAGAGAAAAGATATGGTATTTCAAAAAGCGTTCATCCGCATGAATCTCCGCTGCTAATGTATGGGCCTATGCTTTTACTGGCCGGACTTTCTGTTTTCGTATGGTTTTCTTGGAATCCCTTTAACGCAGTTTCAGGATGGTTTCCTTCATTCATTGGCCTTTCGGAATCAGCACATTTAATCTGGGTGCCTTTTGTTGCAACGGGAATTACATTCATTGCTATCTTTCTGGCTTACCGGCAGGCAACAAGTGAGAATCCGTTTGGTATTAACTGGGAAACACAAAGTACTCCGGAAATGCCAAAACAAGGTTTTTCATGGCTTCGGGAGTATTCCAATGAAAAGTATTTTCTTGTTCCGTTCAGTTTCATAGCAGACTTATCAAAACGTTTTGAAAAACATGTTATAGATGCTTTTGTAGATTTTATTGCAAAAGGCAGTGTTGTAGCTGCGCATCTGGTTAGCTGGGGGGATAGAAATGTGGTCGATGGTGGTGTGAAACTGACTGTATTTTCTATTCGTACTGCCGGACAAGCGGTTCGTGGTTTGCAGAACGGGAAAATCCAGTCATATTTTCTGGTGACAGTTGTTGGCGTGTTTTTGCTGATTTTATGGTTGGTATCTGTATAAAAGGTTTAAAAATTTATAAAATTTCAAAGTTAGCTAATTGCCATTCATTTTACGGTTTGTGCCAAAAGCTGAAAGTTCCTCATAATGATTGATCATATACTTACTTTACTGATAGCCATTCCGTTACTTGGCGCCGTTGCCGTTGCAGCCTGGCCCACACAGCGCCCTGAAAGTTTCAGGCTTATTGCTCTGGCTGCGCTGTTGCTGGAATTTCTGGTTGCTGTTTCGCTATATGTGGTTTTTGACAATCATCAGTCAGGGTATCAGTTGAGCGAAACTCTTGACTGGATAACAATTCCAATCGGATCGCTCGGTGTTGTTTCTATTGATTATGCCCTGGCCGTGGACGGTATAAGTTTCCCGTTGGTTTTGCTGGCAGTAATAGTGCTTTTTGTCGGTGTTATCAGTTCCTGGAATATCGGTAAGCGCACCCGGGGTTATTTTGCATTGTATCTTTTGCTGAGCGGAAGCATTATCGGCTGTTTTCTGGCTCAGGATTTCTTTCTGTTTTATTTGTTCTTCGAGTTTATGCTCTTGCCTATGTACTTCCTCATCGGATTATGGGGAGGGCCAAGACGCGAATATGCAGCGCTCAAATTTTTCATCTATACATTCTTTGGTTCACTGTTAATCCTGATCGTCATGATCGGTTTATACCTTTCAGCCATTGATCCCGTTGAAACTGCTCGTGCAGTTGGAGTGCTCGGAATGGAAGATGCGGCTACAAAAGATATTATTTTACAGCTTCAACAATGGCTTATGGAAGGTAAAATTGCACCAGAGGAATTGGTGCATACTTTCCGCTTTGCCTATCTGGCCGATTCAGGCAATTACATTCCGGGTTCTGTTTTAAGCCAGATTTCAGATTTTTACATACTCGGTATTCCTGTACGTCTGCTCGCATTCTGGTTTTTGTTCATTGGTTTTGCTGTTAAATTACCTGTTGTTCCGTTACATACGTGGCTTCCTGATGCGCATGTAGAAGCACCAACGCCTATTTCGGTTGTCCTGGCCGGAATCCTTTTAAAGATCGGAGGTTACGGTTTTATCAGGATTGTAGATGGCTTCTTTCCTTTTGAAGCACAATACAGTACGGTTCCGTTAGCAATTTTGGGCATGATTTCTATTGTTTACGGAGGTTTTAATGCATTGGGGCAAAGTGATCTTAAAAAGATGATCGCATATTCCTCAGTTTCTCACATGGGTTTTGTTTTACTTGGTATTGCAGCATTTACAGCCGAGGGTATTAATGGCGCTATCTATCAAATGGTAAGCCACGGAGTACTTTCCGCTATGTTATTTTTACTTGCGGGTGTGGTTTACGATCGTACGCATGACCGTAAGATTGAGAATTACAGAGGATTGATTGCAGTAATGCCACGTTATACTGTTCTGACCGGAATTGCTTTTTTTGCCTCTCTCGGCCTTCCTGGCTTTTCAGGTTTTGTAGGAGAATTATTTACGTTAATGGGCGCTTTCCAATCTGACCAGTTGCCGGTCTGGATTCCCGCATTATCTACACTCGGAATTGTACTAGCTGCTGCTTATTTTCTGTGGACATATCAGCGTATGTTTTTCGGCTCTTTCTGGTATAAAAATGATAACGCTTCTCACAGCACCACACATCCGCTAACAGATCTGACGACAAGAGAAATCGGCCTGTTAGTTCCATTAGCTATTCTGACTGTTTTGTTAGGAATTTTACCAGGAATTTTATTTGATATAACCGGGCCAACCGTGTCGGCGTGGCTGGAGGGTTTGCGTTAAATTTTATTCATCAATCAACAATCTTAAAAATGAATACCGGCGAAATTCTTATTTATGAAAATCAGGATGGTAACATTAAAATTGATGTGCGGCTTGAAGATGAAACAGTTTGGTTGACACAGTCTCAAATAGTACACCTTTTCCAAAAATCAAAATCTACTATAAGTGAACACATAAAAAATATTTTTGAAGAAGGCGAACTGATTGAAAAGTCAGTTATTCGGAATTTCCGAACAACTGCTTTGGATAATAAAACTTACGACACCAATTATTACAATTTAGATGTAATCATTTCAGTGGGTTATCGGGTAAAATCCAGGCAGGGAACCCAGTTTCGTATTTGGGCTACGCAAAGATTAAAGGAATACATTATTAAGGGATTTACTCTCAACGATGACCGCTTTAAATCTGGTAGCACTATGAATTATTTCAATGAGCTGCAAGATCGTATTCGCGAGATACGCATATCCGAAAGGTTTTTTTATCAAAAAATAAAAGACATTTATACTACTAGTATTGATTATGATGCAGCCAATGAAAAGACAGTTGCTTTTTTCAAAATAGTGCAAAACAAATTGTTATGGGCGATTAGCCAGCAAACCGCGGCTGAACTGGTATACCGCAGAGTCGATGGAAGTTTGCCACTTTTAGGTATGCAGTCTTATAATAAAAATAATAATGAGCCAGTAAAAAAAGCTGATATAAGCATTGCTAAAAATTATCTTCTTGAAGACGAGATCAGACTATTAGGGTTGTTAGTAGAGCAATATCTTGCATTTGCTGAATCTATGGCTCAGCAGCAAACACCTATGTATATGACTGATTGGATAAGCCGGTTAGACATTGTATTGCAACTTAATGGTCGTGAATTACTTACACATGCAGGGAAAATAAGTCATGAAATGGCTCTAAAAAAATCTGAGGAAGAATATAAGATATATAAAATCGAACTGGGAAAAACAGAAAAAGAAAACAGCCTCAAAGAATTAGAGCACGATATTTTAAAGTTAGAAAAATCAACAAATAAAAATTCATGAATAGCCCCCATTTTAAAATGAGAGCTATTCATGAATAGAAAATCATTTCCCAAATATCTGGTCAAAGCTGAACCTTCCTTTTTTAGTCAATGCTTCGAGTTTTTGTTGTTGCTCATTGGTTAGCACTTCCAGTATTTCCTGACGCTTTTGTGTTGCCAGTTCCTTATGATCCCGACGTTTTGCATAATCCTTGCGGGAAAGTTTTCTGTCCAGCCGTGCATATCTTTTGTCAATTTTTTTAAGCTCTTTCTGCTGGCGTTTGGTAAGGTTTAGTTCTTCCGTAAAACGGTCCAGGTTCTTTTCCAGCTTTTTATTATTCAGTTTGTTATTAACAACACGTTCTTCGTTACGTTCGGAATCGTCACGGGATGAATTGTTGGAAGTTGCACAACCGTTAAATACAAGTCCTGAAATTATCAGGGATAAAATTAAAATCTTTTTCATGGAAGCTAATTTGTCTGGGTTGAAATATTGATGCTAATAACGAAGGTGTTCCGGATAAAAATATAAGCGGATCAAAAACAGCATCTTTTTTTATTATTTTTTACAATGATATGTTTATTCCAATAAAAGTACTTTTGTAAAACGAAGCCAATAGTATTTATTTGAAAGTTTCCAGTAATTGTAGGTGCAATTGCGCTGCGCCGTTGTTTGTGTCCTCACAATCAATATCCTAAAAACCTTATTTCCCTTATACCTGAATTAAATTAACAAAATGAAAGAAAGTTCTACTTCGCAAAGGCTGCTCTCTCTGGACACGCTACGTGGTTTTGATATGTTTTGGATCTCCGGAGGAGAAGAAATCTTTGCTGCTCTTGCAAAAGTTACCGGCTGGTCATGGGCTATTTTTATGGCGCATCAGTTTACACACCCCGACTGGAATGGTTTCCGTGCTTACGATCTGATCTTTCCAACCTTTCTGTTCATGGCCGGAGTTTCGGTTCCGTTTTCATTGGGAAGCCGTTTGGAAAAAGGAGTGCCGCCTTCTGAACTGATTAAAAAAGTAATTCAGCGGGGACTGATCCTGGTTTTTCTGGGTATCATTTATAATAACGGGTTATTTCATACAGAATGGGCAAAAATGCGTTATCCAAGCGTTCTGGCACGTATAGGATTGGCGGGTATGTTTGCCCAGATCATTTATTTATATACAAACAAAAGAGCAAGGTGGATATGGTTTGCCAGTTTGCTTATTGGCTATTATGCATTTATGATGTGGTTTCCTGTACCGGGTTGCGGAGCGGGAATTCTTACCATGGAATGTAACCCGGCGAGTTATATCGACCGTATGATAATTCCGGGCCGTTTGCATCTTACTATTCATGATCCAGAAGGGCTTGTTTCGACGATACCTGCCATTGCTACCGGTTTGATGGGGATTTTCGCAGGAGAATTACTCCGTACAAATGACGAAATCATTCCAAGAAATAATAAAGTCGTGTATCTGATGGCAGCAGGTGTTATCAGTTTATTGCTGTGTCTGGTGTGGGATTTCTTTTTTCCAATCAATAAGAATTTATGGACAAGCTCGTTTGTACTTTGCGCAGGTGGGTTCAGTACTTTACTTTTGGGTTTGTTTTACTGGGTCATCGATGTATTGAACTATCGTAAATGGACATTCTTCTTTGTTGTAATAGGAATGAATTCAATCGTAATTTATATGGTTGGCAGATATATCGATTTCTTTTACACAGCCGAGGCATTATTTGGCGGGATATTAAGTTATTTCCCACACTCAGTTGCGGTGGTTGGTGAAGTTATTGCTTATATCATGGTTCAATGGGCATTTATGTATTTGCTGTATCGTAACAGGTTGTTCCTTAAAGTTTAAAATGCAATTAGCTTTTAGCGATTAGCCGTTAGCTAAAAGCTAATCGCTAAAAGCCAATCGCTAAAAGCTATTTCAATGTCAATTCAGGTTACCAATCTTACGAAGGTTTATGGATCGCAGCGTGCTGTGGATGGAATTTCATTTACACTCCGTCCCGGTGAAATCGTAGGTTTTCTCGGCCCAAATGGCGCAGGAAAATCTACAACCATGAAAAATTCTGACCGGGTATCTGAAACCTTCCGAAGGAACTGCCCGCGTTGCAGATTTTGATGTGAAAGAGCAACCCATGCAATCCCGCAGGGCAATAGGCTATTTGCCCGAACATAACCCGCTTTACCTGGATATGTACGTGCGTGAATTTTTATTGTTTTCGGGCAAAATGTATCAGTTAAGCGGCGATTCCCTGAAAGCGCGTGTCGGTGAAATGATATCGATGTGTGGCCTGGAAACTGAAAAACATAAGAAAATCGGACAGCTTTCAAAAGGATATCGCCAGCGGGTAGGTCTTGCCCAGTCATTTTTACACGATCCGTCAGTACTTATTCTTGACGAACCCACAACAGGGCTGGATCCTAACCAGATCCTTGAAATCAGAGAGCTGATCCGTACAGCCGGAAAAAATAAAACAGTCCTTTTTTCAACGCATATTATGCAGGAAGTTGAGGCTTTATGTGACCGCGTGATTATTATCAATAAAGGAAAAGTTGTGAGTGACAGTTCTCTGGAAACTCTAAGGGGATCCGGAAATTCACTGGAAGATATTTTCCGTAGTCTCACAAGCTAACAGATAGCGGCCCAATTAGTTGCTTGCCTAATAGTATTCTTGCCAATTATTAGAATTGCATTAAATCTTAAAAATAATTGCATTTATTGACCGGTAAATTGTTCTACTGGTAATCTTTGATAAATCTTATTCTTATTTGTAATTTAGAATGATCTTTGTCCCTCTTAAAAGTCAGTCGTTTATCCTATGAAGAGTTGGTTCATCAGCCGGTTTGGTTTTGTTGCTGGCATTCTTGTGCTGGTTGTGTTGAGTTCGGTTGTTTCTGTTGCATGGAAACTGATCCGTGTGAATACAGAAGTTGCGGAAGCTAATGCGTCCAAACCAGAACAGAAATCAACAAAAGCGCCCAGAAAGCATAGAGAGCCGGTTTTGGTGTTGCCTGAAAATAAATGGGTGGACAGTACTTTGGAAACCATGTCTACCGAAGAAAAGATTGGCCAGCTTTTTATGGTGGCTACTTTTTCAAACCGGGATGAATCACACTACCGGAATATCGACCGTCTGATCAACGATTTTCATATTGGAGGATTAATATTTTTTCAGGGTGGCCCCGTTGGTCAGGCACAGCTGACAAACAGATACCAGTCGCATACGAAAGTCCCTTTGTTTATTGGTATTGACGGCGAATGGGGTTTAGGAATGCGCCTGGATAGTACCATTTCATTTCCCAAACAAATGGTACTGGGTTCTATTCAGAATGATGAACTGATATACCGGATGGGAGCCGACATTGGAAAGCAATGCAGCCGTTTAGGTATTCATATCAATTTTGCCCCGGTTTCGGATATTAACAGCAATTCTAACAATCCGGTTATAGGTATACGTTCTTTTGGTGAAGATCGTGAAAACGTAACGCGCAAAGCCGTTGCTTATATGAAAGGCTTGCAGCACAACCAGGTGATTGCGACGGCCAAACATTTCCCCGGCCATGGTGATACCGACGCCGATTCTCATTTTACGCTTCCCGTTCTGACCCATTCCGCTGAAGAATTATCAGAAATTGATCTTTATCCTTATAAAGAAATGATCAATGATAGTCTGATGGGCGTGTTGAGTGGCCATTTGTTTGTTCCTGCCCTGGACAATACACCAAAACTGGCCAGTTCTCTTTCCGAAAAAGTCATCAATGGTCTGCTAAGAAAAGAACTTGGATTTCGCGGGTTGGTGTTTACTGATGCCATGAACATGCAGGGTGTGTTAAAAACCGGTAAAGCAGCAGATGTAAATTTGAAAGCATTGATTGCCGGAAACGACGTTTTGCTTTATCCTGAAAATGTAGCTGAAACGATTGCCAAAATTAAAGATGCGATTGACCGTAAAATCATCAGCGGAAAAATTATTGATGATAAAGTAAAACGTATCCTTCAGGCCAAATACTGGGCTGGCTTGAGTAATTATAAACCGGTAGAAATTACCAACCTTTATACCGACCTGAATACCGAAAACAGTAAAGAACTATATCGTGAACTTTGTGAAGCATCAGTAACAGTTGTTAAAAACGACAATAACATGCTTCCTGTCGGACTGACTATTGATAATAATATGGCATCGGTAAGTATGGGCGGAGAGAATAGTGTCACCTTCCAGAAAATGCTGACAACTTACAAACCGATGCGTTCTTATAATTTCTATGGCGGGCCATCTACTCAGGACGAAATTTCTGAAATGCTGACCTATCTGCAACCGTATGAGGTAGTTGTAGTGGATGTACATGGCATTGCTTCCAATCCGAAACGTAATTATGGGGTTACATCCGGCATGGTGGATTTTGTAACACAATTAAAACAACAGGGGAAAAAAGTAGTTTTATGTTTGTTCGGCACGCCATATAGTATTCAGTTTTTTCCTGAAACGGATGTTCTGATCTGTGCCGGACAGGATGGCAAAGATCAGCAGGAAATCGT from Dyadobacter sp. NIV53 carries:
- a CDS encoding glycoside hydrolase family 3 N-terminal domain-containing protein, translated to MKSWFISRFGFVAGILVLVVLSSVVSVAWKLIRVNTEVAEANASKPEQKSTKAPRKHREPVLVLPENKWVDSTLETMSTEEKIGQLFMVATFSNRDESHYRNIDRLINDFHIGGLIFFQGGPVGQAQLTNRYQSHTKVPLFIGIDGEWGLGMRLDSTISFPKQMVLGSIQNDELIYRMGADIGKQCSRLGIHINFAPVSDINSNSNNPVIGIRSFGEDRENVTRKAVAYMKGLQHNQVIATAKHFPGHGDTDADSHFTLPVLTHSAEELSEIDLYPYKEMINDSLMGVLSGHLFVPALDNTPKLASSLSEKVINGLLRKELGFRGLVFTDAMNMQGVLKTGKAADVNLKALIAGNDVLLYPENVAETIAKIKDAIDRKIISGKIIDDKVKRILQAKYWAGLSNYKPVEITNLYTDLNTENSKELYRELCEASVTVVKNDNNMLPVGLTIDNNMASVSMGGENSVTFQKMLTTYKPMRSYNFYGGPSTQDEISEMLTYLQPYEVVVVDVHGIASNPKRNYGVTSGMVDFVTQLKQQGKKVVLCLFGTPYSIQFFPETDVLICAGQDGKDQQEIVPQIIFGGLTSQGRLPVSVSSYKAGAGITTSAINRIAFGTPESVGMDGVMLNKIDAIATASVQGHVFPGCQILVARKGKVIYDKQFGGLNYRFPERVNNETIYDLASVTKVAATLQSVMLLYDRKQIDLDERASHYLPELLATNKENFTVRDLLLHRSGLISFYPSLWDRTKSSGGGLMPEYYSSRPDTSFYLQVAPKLFAKPSLSDSVWKWVIKSPMNNKKARSGEYGYLYSDLGFLTLQKIVEKVTGQPLDIFVSSNIYEPLGLPYLGFNPLRRFPEKQIAPTEQDYRYRNQLLQGTAHDQMAAEVGGVSGHAGLFGTARDLAVLFQMNLWKGNYAGRTFFQPATVPLFSRIYDESHHRGLGWDKVPADGNSSFVSSLASVNSFGHTGFTGTMVWMDPDEDLLFVFLSNRVNPDAENNAITTQHTRRRIQDVVYTSLRERKSILH